One genomic window of Equus caballus isolate H_3958 breed thoroughbred chromosome 6, TB-T2T, whole genome shotgun sequence includes the following:
- the KANSL2 gene encoding KAT8 regulatory NSL complex subunit 2 isoform X1, protein MVTHHCRRISQSAVGSPERSGAALEAAGAAGELAARRGGRGFGMNRIRIHVLPTNRGRITPVPRSQEPLSCSFTHRPCSQPRLEGQEFCIKHILEDKNAPFKQCSYISTKNGKRCPSAAPKPEKKDGVSFCAEHARRNALALHAQVKKTNTGPMGETLLCQLSSYAKTELGSQTPESSRSEASRILDEDSWSDGEQEPITVDQTWRGDPDSEADSIDSDQEDPLKHAGVYTAEEVALIMREKLIRLQSLYIDQFKRLQHLLKEKKRRYLHNRKVEHEALGSSLLTGPEGLLAKERENLKRLKCLRRYRQRYGVEALLHRQLKERRMLATDGAAQQAHTTRSSQRCLAFVDDVRCSNQSLPMTRHCLTHICQDTNQVLFKCCQGSEEVPCNKPVPVSLSEDPCCPLHFQLPPQMYKPEQVLSVPDDLEAGPMDLYLSAAELQPTESLPLEFSDDLDVVGDGMQCPPSPLLFDPSLTLEDHSVKEIAEGPVDILGQMQMAGDGCRSQGSRNSEKASVSLPQSGVAAADGKPEPTSIS, encoded by the exons ATGGTGACACACCACTGTAGGCGCATTAGCCAATCAGCGGTTGGGAGCCCAGAAAGGAGCGGGGCCGCGTTAGAAGCGGCTGGCGCGGCTGGAGAGCTAGCTGCGCGGCGTGGAGGCAGAG GTTTTGGTATGAACAGGATTCGGATCCACGTCTTGCCGACCAATCGGGGGAGGATCACCCCAGTGCCCAGGTCTCAGGAGCCCCTGTCTTGTTCGTTCACTCATCGCCCATGCTCGCAACCTCGTCTGGAGGGCCAGGAGTTTTGCATTAAGCATATCCTTGAAGACAAGAATGCGCCCTTCAAGCAGTGTAGTTACATATCGAcgaagaatggaaaaagatgtcCCAGTGCTGCCCCAAAGCCTGAGAAGAAAGATGG GGTGTCGTTCTGTGCTGAACATGCCCGTAGGAATGCTCTGGCACTTCATGCTCAAGTGAAGAAGACCAATACAGGGCCTATGGGTGAAACACTCTTGTGCCAGCTGAGCTCATATGCTAAGACAGAGCTGGGGTCTCAGACTCCAGAAAGTAGTCGCAGTGAAGCCAGTCGAATTCTGG ATGAAGACAGCTGGAGTGATGGGGAACAGGAACCCATCACTGTGGATCAGACATGGAGAGGTGATCCTGACAGTGAAGCTGATAGCATAGACAGTGATCAAGAAGATCCCCTAAA ACATGCTGGTGTCTATACAGCAGAAGAAGTGGCCCTGATTATGCGTGAAAAGCTAATTCGTTTGCAGTCTTTGTACATTGATCAGTTTAAACGACTTCAGCATCTGCTCAAAGAGAAGAAACGACGTTACTTACATAATCGCAAAGTGGAACATGAAGCTCTAG GTAGTAGTCTTCTGACTGGCCCAGAGGGACTTTTGGCCAAAGAACGAGAGAACTTAAAGCGTCTAAAATGTCTTCGGAGGTATCGTCAGCGCTATGGAGTGGAAGCCTTACTACATAGGCAGCTGAAGGAACGCAGAATGCTGGCAACAGATGGTGCCGCCCAACAG gCCCATACCACTCGTTCCAGTCAGAGATGCTTGGCCTTTGTGGATGATGTTCGTTGTTCGAATCAGTCTCTTCCAATGACCAGACACTGCCTTACCC ATATTTGTCAGGACACGAATCAGGTTCTCTTCAAATGCTGCCAGGGGTCTGAAGAGGTACCCTGCAACAAACCGGTTCCTGTAAGCCTCTCTGAGGATCCCTGCTGCCCACTGCATTTCCAGTTGCCTCCTCAGATGTATAAGCCCGAGCAGGTACTGTCTGTGCCAGACGATCTGGAAGCCGGCCCCATGGATCTGTACTTGAGTGCTGCTGAGCTTCAGCCCACTGAGAGTTTACCTCTGGAGTTCAGTGAT gaCTTGGATGTTGTGGGTGACGGTATGCAGTGCCCTCCTTCACCCTTACTTTTTGATCCGTCACTAACCCTTGAAGATCATTCAGTCAAAGAAATTGCTGAAGGCCCAGTGGATATTTTG GGCCAGATGCAGATGGCTGGAGATGGGTGCAGATCGCAGGGATCTCGAAATTCTGAGAAAGCCTCTGTATCGCTGCCTCAGAGTGGAGTGGCTGCTGCAGATGGGAAGCCAGAACCCACTTCTATCAGTTGA
- the KANSL2 gene encoding KAT8 regulatory NSL complex subunit 2 isoform X4: MVTHHCRRISQSAVGSPERSGAALEAAGAAGELAARRGGRGFGMNRIRIHVLPTNRGRITPVPRSQEPLSCSFTHRPCSQPRLEGQEFCIKHILEDKNAPFKQCSYISTKNGKRCPSAAPKPEKKDGVSFCAEHARRNALALHAQVKKTNTGPMGETLLCQLSSYAKTELGSQTPESSRSEASRILDEDSWSDGEQEPITVDQTWRGDPDSEADSIDSDQEDPLKHAGVYTAEEVALIMREKLIRLQSLYIDQFKRLQHLLKEKKRRYLHNRKVEHEALGSSLLTGPEGLLAKERENLKRLKCLRRYRQRYGVEALLHRQLKERRMLATDGAAQQAHTTRSSQRCLAFVDDVRCSNQSLPMTRHCLTHICQDTNQVLFKCCQGSEEVPCNKPVPVSLSEDPCCPLHFQLPPQMYKPEQDLDVVGDGMQCPPSPLLFDPSLTLEDHSVKEIAEGPVDILGQMQMAGDGCRSQGSRNSEKASVSLPQSGVAAADGKPEPTSIS; encoded by the exons ATGGTGACACACCACTGTAGGCGCATTAGCCAATCAGCGGTTGGGAGCCCAGAAAGGAGCGGGGCCGCGTTAGAAGCGGCTGGCGCGGCTGGAGAGCTAGCTGCGCGGCGTGGAGGCAGAG GTTTTGGTATGAACAGGATTCGGATCCACGTCTTGCCGACCAATCGGGGGAGGATCACCCCAGTGCCCAGGTCTCAGGAGCCCCTGTCTTGTTCGTTCACTCATCGCCCATGCTCGCAACCTCGTCTGGAGGGCCAGGAGTTTTGCATTAAGCATATCCTTGAAGACAAGAATGCGCCCTTCAAGCAGTGTAGTTACATATCGAcgaagaatggaaaaagatgtcCCAGTGCTGCCCCAAAGCCTGAGAAGAAAGATGG GGTGTCGTTCTGTGCTGAACATGCCCGTAGGAATGCTCTGGCACTTCATGCTCAAGTGAAGAAGACCAATACAGGGCCTATGGGTGAAACACTCTTGTGCCAGCTGAGCTCATATGCTAAGACAGAGCTGGGGTCTCAGACTCCAGAAAGTAGTCGCAGTGAAGCCAGTCGAATTCTGG ATGAAGACAGCTGGAGTGATGGGGAACAGGAACCCATCACTGTGGATCAGACATGGAGAGGTGATCCTGACAGTGAAGCTGATAGCATAGACAGTGATCAAGAAGATCCCCTAAA ACATGCTGGTGTCTATACAGCAGAAGAAGTGGCCCTGATTATGCGTGAAAAGCTAATTCGTTTGCAGTCTTTGTACATTGATCAGTTTAAACGACTTCAGCATCTGCTCAAAGAGAAGAAACGACGTTACTTACATAATCGCAAAGTGGAACATGAAGCTCTAG GTAGTAGTCTTCTGACTGGCCCAGAGGGACTTTTGGCCAAAGAACGAGAGAACTTAAAGCGTCTAAAATGTCTTCGGAGGTATCGTCAGCGCTATGGAGTGGAAGCCTTACTACATAGGCAGCTGAAGGAACGCAGAATGCTGGCAACAGATGGTGCCGCCCAACAG gCCCATACCACTCGTTCCAGTCAGAGATGCTTGGCCTTTGTGGATGATGTTCGTTGTTCGAATCAGTCTCTTCCAATGACCAGACACTGCCTTACCC ATATTTGTCAGGACACGAATCAGGTTCTCTTCAAATGCTGCCAGGGGTCTGAAGAGGTACCCTGCAACAAACCGGTTCCTGTAAGCCTCTCTGAGGATCCCTGCTGCCCACTGCATTTCCAGTTGCCTCCTCAGATGTATAAGCCCGAGCAG gaCTTGGATGTTGTGGGTGACGGTATGCAGTGCCCTCCTTCACCCTTACTTTTTGATCCGTCACTAACCCTTGAAGATCATTCAGTCAAAGAAATTGCTGAAGGCCCAGTGGATATTTTG GGCCAGATGCAGATGGCTGGAGATGGGTGCAGATCGCAGGGATCTCGAAATTCTGAGAAAGCCTCTGTATCGCTGCCTCAGAGTGGAGTGGCTGCTGCAGATGGGAAGCCAGAACCCACTTCTATCAGTTGA
- the KANSL2 gene encoding KAT8 regulatory NSL complex subunit 2 isoform X5 has product MVTHHCRRISQSAVGSPERSGAALEAAGAAGELAARRGGRGFGMNRIRIHVLPTNRGRITPVPRSQEPLSCSFTHRPCSQPRLEGQEFCIKHILEDKNAPFKQCSYISTKNGKRCPSAAPKPEKKDGVSFCAEHARRNALALHAQVKKTNTGPMGETLLCQLSSYAKTELGSQTPESSRSEASRILDEDSWSDGEQEPITVDQTWRGDPDSEADSIDSDQEDPLKHAGVYTAEEVALIMREKLIRLQSLYIDQFKRLQHLLKEKKRRYLHNRKVEHEALGNSLLTGPEGLLAKERENLKRLKCLRRYRQRYGVEALLHRQLKERRMLATDGAAQQAHTTRSSQRCLAFVDDVRCSNQSLPMTRHCLTHICQDTNQVLFKCCQGSEEVPCNKPVPVSLSEDPCCPLHFQLPPQMYKPEQDLDVVGDGMQCPPSPLLFDPSLTLEDHSVKEIAEGPVDILGQMQMAGDGCRSQGSRNSEKASVSLPQSGVAAADGKPEPTSIS; this is encoded by the exons ATGGTGACACACCACTGTAGGCGCATTAGCCAATCAGCGGTTGGGAGCCCAGAAAGGAGCGGGGCCGCGTTAGAAGCGGCTGGCGCGGCTGGAGAGCTAGCTGCGCGGCGTGGAGGCAGAG GTTTTGGTATGAACAGGATTCGGATCCACGTCTTGCCGACCAATCGGGGGAGGATCACCCCAGTGCCCAGGTCTCAGGAGCCCCTGTCTTGTTCGTTCACTCATCGCCCATGCTCGCAACCTCGTCTGGAGGGCCAGGAGTTTTGCATTAAGCATATCCTTGAAGACAAGAATGCGCCCTTCAAGCAGTGTAGTTACATATCGAcgaagaatggaaaaagatgtcCCAGTGCTGCCCCAAAGCCTGAGAAGAAAGATGG GGTGTCGTTCTGTGCTGAACATGCCCGTAGGAATGCTCTGGCACTTCATGCTCAAGTGAAGAAGACCAATACAGGGCCTATGGGTGAAACACTCTTGTGCCAGCTGAGCTCATATGCTAAGACAGAGCTGGGGTCTCAGACTCCAGAAAGTAGTCGCAGTGAAGCCAGTCGAATTCTGG ATGAAGACAGCTGGAGTGATGGGGAACAGGAACCCATCACTGTGGATCAGACATGGAGAGGTGATCCTGACAGTGAAGCTGATAGCATAGACAGTGATCAAGAAGATCCCCTAAA ACATGCTGGTGTCTATACAGCAGAAGAAGTGGCCCTGATTATGCGTGAAAAGCTAATTCGTTTGCAGTCTTTGTACATTGATCAGTTTAAACGACTTCAGCATCTGCTCAAAGAGAAGAAACGACGTTACTTACATAATCGCAAAGTGGAACATGAAGCTCTAGGCAA TAGTCTTCTGACTGGCCCAGAGGGACTTTTGGCCAAAGAACGAGAGAACTTAAAGCGTCTAAAATGTCTTCGGAGGTATCGTCAGCGCTATGGAGTGGAAGCCTTACTACATAGGCAGCTGAAGGAACGCAGAATGCTGGCAACAGATGGTGCCGCCCAACAG gCCCATACCACTCGTTCCAGTCAGAGATGCTTGGCCTTTGTGGATGATGTTCGTTGTTCGAATCAGTCTCTTCCAATGACCAGACACTGCCTTACCC ATATTTGTCAGGACACGAATCAGGTTCTCTTCAAATGCTGCCAGGGGTCTGAAGAGGTACCCTGCAACAAACCGGTTCCTGTAAGCCTCTCTGAGGATCCCTGCTGCCCACTGCATTTCCAGTTGCCTCCTCAGATGTATAAGCCCGAGCAG gaCTTGGATGTTGTGGGTGACGGTATGCAGTGCCCTCCTTCACCCTTACTTTTTGATCCGTCACTAACCCTTGAAGATCATTCAGTCAAAGAAATTGCTGAAGGCCCAGTGGATATTTTG GGCCAGATGCAGATGGCTGGAGATGGGTGCAGATCGCAGGGATCTCGAAATTCTGAGAAAGCCTCTGTATCGCTGCCTCAGAGTGGAGTGGCTGCTGCAGATGGGAAGCCAGAACCCACTTCTATCAGTTGA
- the KANSL2 gene encoding KAT8 regulatory NSL complex subunit 2 isoform X2 encodes MVTHHCRRISQSAVGSPERSGAALEAAGAAGELAARRGGRGFGMNRIRIHVLPTNRGRITPVPRSQEPLSCSFTHRPCSQPRLEGQEFCIKHILEDKNAPFKQCSYISTKNGKRCPSAAPKPEKKDGVSFCAEHARRNALALHAQVKKTNTGPMGETLLCQLSSYAKTELGSQTPESSRSEASRILDEDSWSDGEQEPITVDQTWRGDPDSEADSIDSDQEDPLKHAGVYTAEEVALIMREKLIRLQSLYIDQFKRLQHLLKEKKRRYLHNRKVEHEALGNSLLTGPEGLLAKERENLKRLKCLRRYRQRYGVEALLHRQLKERRMLATDGAAQQAHTTRSSQRCLAFVDDVRCSNQSLPMTRHCLTHICQDTNQVLFKCCQGSEEVPCNKPVPVSLSEDPCCPLHFQLPPQMYKPEQVLSVPDDLEAGPMDLYLSAAELQPTESLPLEFSDDLDVVGDGMQCPPSPLLFDPSLTLEDHSVKEIAEGPVDILGQMQMAGDGCRSQGSRNSEKASVSLPQSGVAAADGKPEPTSIS; translated from the exons ATGGTGACACACCACTGTAGGCGCATTAGCCAATCAGCGGTTGGGAGCCCAGAAAGGAGCGGGGCCGCGTTAGAAGCGGCTGGCGCGGCTGGAGAGCTAGCTGCGCGGCGTGGAGGCAGAG GTTTTGGTATGAACAGGATTCGGATCCACGTCTTGCCGACCAATCGGGGGAGGATCACCCCAGTGCCCAGGTCTCAGGAGCCCCTGTCTTGTTCGTTCACTCATCGCCCATGCTCGCAACCTCGTCTGGAGGGCCAGGAGTTTTGCATTAAGCATATCCTTGAAGACAAGAATGCGCCCTTCAAGCAGTGTAGTTACATATCGAcgaagaatggaaaaagatgtcCCAGTGCTGCCCCAAAGCCTGAGAAGAAAGATGG GGTGTCGTTCTGTGCTGAACATGCCCGTAGGAATGCTCTGGCACTTCATGCTCAAGTGAAGAAGACCAATACAGGGCCTATGGGTGAAACACTCTTGTGCCAGCTGAGCTCATATGCTAAGACAGAGCTGGGGTCTCAGACTCCAGAAAGTAGTCGCAGTGAAGCCAGTCGAATTCTGG ATGAAGACAGCTGGAGTGATGGGGAACAGGAACCCATCACTGTGGATCAGACATGGAGAGGTGATCCTGACAGTGAAGCTGATAGCATAGACAGTGATCAAGAAGATCCCCTAAA ACATGCTGGTGTCTATACAGCAGAAGAAGTGGCCCTGATTATGCGTGAAAAGCTAATTCGTTTGCAGTCTTTGTACATTGATCAGTTTAAACGACTTCAGCATCTGCTCAAAGAGAAGAAACGACGTTACTTACATAATCGCAAAGTGGAACATGAAGCTCTAGGCAA TAGTCTTCTGACTGGCCCAGAGGGACTTTTGGCCAAAGAACGAGAGAACTTAAAGCGTCTAAAATGTCTTCGGAGGTATCGTCAGCGCTATGGAGTGGAAGCCTTACTACATAGGCAGCTGAAGGAACGCAGAATGCTGGCAACAGATGGTGCCGCCCAACAG gCCCATACCACTCGTTCCAGTCAGAGATGCTTGGCCTTTGTGGATGATGTTCGTTGTTCGAATCAGTCTCTTCCAATGACCAGACACTGCCTTACCC ATATTTGTCAGGACACGAATCAGGTTCTCTTCAAATGCTGCCAGGGGTCTGAAGAGGTACCCTGCAACAAACCGGTTCCTGTAAGCCTCTCTGAGGATCCCTGCTGCCCACTGCATTTCCAGTTGCCTCCTCAGATGTATAAGCCCGAGCAGGTACTGTCTGTGCCAGACGATCTGGAAGCCGGCCCCATGGATCTGTACTTGAGTGCTGCTGAGCTTCAGCCCACTGAGAGTTTACCTCTGGAGTTCAGTGAT gaCTTGGATGTTGTGGGTGACGGTATGCAGTGCCCTCCTTCACCCTTACTTTTTGATCCGTCACTAACCCTTGAAGATCATTCAGTCAAAGAAATTGCTGAAGGCCCAGTGGATATTTTG GGCCAGATGCAGATGGCTGGAGATGGGTGCAGATCGCAGGGATCTCGAAATTCTGAGAAAGCCTCTGTATCGCTGCCTCAGAGTGGAGTGGCTGCTGCAGATGGGAAGCCAGAACCCACTTCTATCAGTTGA
- the KANSL2 gene encoding KAT8 regulatory NSL complex subunit 2 isoform X3: MVTHHCRRISQSAVGSPERSGAALEAAGAAGELAARRGGRGFGMNRIRIHVLPTNRGRITPVPRSQEPLSCSFTHRPCSQPRLEGQEFCIKHILEDKNAPFKQCSYISTKNGKRCPSAAPKPEKKDGVSFCAEHARRNALALHAQVKKTNTGPMGETLLCQLSSYAKTELGSQTPESSRSEASRILDEDSWSDGEQEPITVDQTWRGDPDSEADSIDSDQEDPLKHAGVYTAEEVALIMREKLIRLQSLYIDQFKRLQHLLKEKKRRYLHNRKVEHEALGSSLLTGPEGLLAKERENLKRLKCLRRYRQRYGVEALLHRQLKERRMLATDGAAQQAHTTRSSQRCLAFVDDVRCSNQSLPMTRHCLTHICQDTNQVLFKCCQGSEEVPCNKPVPVSLSEDPCCPLHFQLPPQMYKPEQVLSVPDDLEAGPMDLYLSAAELQPTESLPLEFSDDLDVVGDGMQCPPSPLLFDPSLTLEDHSVKEIAEGPVDILASEEQPQPGFPHVVTQPGRVFPVGSG, encoded by the exons ATGGTGACACACCACTGTAGGCGCATTAGCCAATCAGCGGTTGGGAGCCCAGAAAGGAGCGGGGCCGCGTTAGAAGCGGCTGGCGCGGCTGGAGAGCTAGCTGCGCGGCGTGGAGGCAGAG GTTTTGGTATGAACAGGATTCGGATCCACGTCTTGCCGACCAATCGGGGGAGGATCACCCCAGTGCCCAGGTCTCAGGAGCCCCTGTCTTGTTCGTTCACTCATCGCCCATGCTCGCAACCTCGTCTGGAGGGCCAGGAGTTTTGCATTAAGCATATCCTTGAAGACAAGAATGCGCCCTTCAAGCAGTGTAGTTACATATCGAcgaagaatggaaaaagatgtcCCAGTGCTGCCCCAAAGCCTGAGAAGAAAGATGG GGTGTCGTTCTGTGCTGAACATGCCCGTAGGAATGCTCTGGCACTTCATGCTCAAGTGAAGAAGACCAATACAGGGCCTATGGGTGAAACACTCTTGTGCCAGCTGAGCTCATATGCTAAGACAGAGCTGGGGTCTCAGACTCCAGAAAGTAGTCGCAGTGAAGCCAGTCGAATTCTGG ATGAAGACAGCTGGAGTGATGGGGAACAGGAACCCATCACTGTGGATCAGACATGGAGAGGTGATCCTGACAGTGAAGCTGATAGCATAGACAGTGATCAAGAAGATCCCCTAAA ACATGCTGGTGTCTATACAGCAGAAGAAGTGGCCCTGATTATGCGTGAAAAGCTAATTCGTTTGCAGTCTTTGTACATTGATCAGTTTAAACGACTTCAGCATCTGCTCAAAGAGAAGAAACGACGTTACTTACATAATCGCAAAGTGGAACATGAAGCTCTAG GTAGTAGTCTTCTGACTGGCCCAGAGGGACTTTTGGCCAAAGAACGAGAGAACTTAAAGCGTCTAAAATGTCTTCGGAGGTATCGTCAGCGCTATGGAGTGGAAGCCTTACTACATAGGCAGCTGAAGGAACGCAGAATGCTGGCAACAGATGGTGCCGCCCAACAG gCCCATACCACTCGTTCCAGTCAGAGATGCTTGGCCTTTGTGGATGATGTTCGTTGTTCGAATCAGTCTCTTCCAATGACCAGACACTGCCTTACCC ATATTTGTCAGGACACGAATCAGGTTCTCTTCAAATGCTGCCAGGGGTCTGAAGAGGTACCCTGCAACAAACCGGTTCCTGTAAGCCTCTCTGAGGATCCCTGCTGCCCACTGCATTTCCAGTTGCCTCCTCAGATGTATAAGCCCGAGCAGGTACTGTCTGTGCCAGACGATCTGGAAGCCGGCCCCATGGATCTGTACTTGAGTGCTGCTGAGCTTCAGCCCACTGAGAGTTTACCTCTGGAGTTCAGTGAT gaCTTGGATGTTGTGGGTGACGGTATGCAGTGCCCTCCTTCACCCTTACTTTTTGATCCGTCACTAACCCTTGAAGATCATTCAGTCAAAGAAATTGCTGAAGGCCCAGTGGATATTTTGGCAAGTGAAGAACAACCCCAGCCAGGCTTCCCTCATGTAGTGACCCAGCCAGGCAGAGTATTCCCTGTTGGTTCTGGCTAG